tacttatttattaTTTTCACATTTTAATAAAAATCTTGAAGAGTTTTGAAATCCATTAGTATTTTAAAAGTTCGTGAATATATTTAGAGTCCATGAACATTTTTAATGTCTATGGACACTTGCAGACCTTTTTTCAAATTTACGAACATTGCTTGAGGTCCACGAATATTTTTAGATTCGGGAACAAGTTTACCAAAATTATGAGTTTTTTTAATTCGTAACATTTTTTATAAATCCGTGAACATCTTTTGATTTAAGGAACGTTTTCAAATAAACAAACGATAGCAGATTGTATCCAAgtaagcaaaacaaatgagtGAGCCGTGCAAAGAGACGAGCTGAGCGAGCGAGAGCTTCATGGGCCAGCCCATGTAAGCGTTATAGCAACAATTGCATCATTTCAGCGTGGAATATGAGCTTCCAAGGGGACGCAACTATTCTCAGCTCGAACTCAAATGAGCTCGTATGAACAGTGAAATCgtaaaaaaaatgaaaatagttcaaaaaattctgaattttgtTTGTGCAAAACATTGACAAATGTTCTGAATGCCTGTAAAATTTCATCATGATATCACATTTGTGGAAGTAGTGGCAAAAATAAACAAAATCAGTGCTCAAAAAATGCCATTTTCAGAAGCATTTTGAAGTgttgattttgtttttttttcctaCGACTTCCTGGAATGTCATTTCAAAGTGAAAAATTGCAGGCTCTTAAAACATTTGTTACAGTTTaccaaaaattcagaatttttgaaTGTTCTTTTTCAAATTTACTGTTCATGCTGAGCTCATGAGTTGTTGGGGACTTTCCCTTCCAAGAGGTTCACACAATCAACACTAGCTGCCACTGAGGCCGAAAGGTGTAAGGGCACTACAACCACGTGTGGAATAATTTCACTCTCATCTCAGAACAAATATTGTCTTTAACAATCCCACATGATATACACCAGAACATAATTATAGTCCAAGCCAACGCTAACAAAACCATATAACATAATAAACGACCATAATAACATGCTAAGAGTAGTGATAATTGGACTGATGAACCTCCCGGGTTTCCTTATCAGCCAATTAGTGAACAGTGTAATTGTTTTGTGATTTAATAAGGCTAGCCACGAAGCTTTTCTTTAAAAAAAGTTAATCCCACGATTGAAAAATGGAGCGGCAAAGCACGCGTTAGGCTCTAATAAGTTGGACACTAAAAATGTCTGAAAAAAAAATTAGTACTATGTAATTCGGGACTTCCAGACAAGGCAGCCGCCGTGTCCGGCGCGCCGCCGTGCACGAACTGCCGCACCACTCGGATCAGCCCGTCCGCCGCGGCGCCCCATGGCTCGTAGACGAAGAATGCGTGCTCCTGCCCATCGAACTCCACCAGCTCCACGGGTTTCCCCATGGCCTTCAGCCTCGCGACGTAGTCCGCGGTCCGGTCACGCAGCAGGTCATGCTCGGCGTTCAGGACGAGCACCGGTGGGAACGCGACGTCATCGAGCGGCGCGCTCTCGGGGCCAAATGGGTTCGCCGCCGGGTGGTCCCTCGTCGCCCCCGCCGGCAGCGCTAGCCGCCACATCTGGTCGAACAGCGCAAGGCTCATGAGCACGTCGGCAGGCGAACACGCCTCCGACGCCATCCTCTCCTCCCCGCCGAAGTACGGACCGAGCAGGACACACCCGGCGATACGCACCGGGTTTATATCGAGGCCGCCGGAGCCGTACCGGACGGCGATGTGGTGAGAGATGTTGCCACCGGACGAGTCGCCCCAGACGAACACTCGTCCAAAGTCAGCCGACTCGGCGAGCCACGCGTCGGCAGCGGAGCCGGCCACGGCGTGGCGGTGTAACCACGAGAGGACGGTCTCCGCGTCGTGGTGGGCCGCGGGGAGGCGGTGCTCCGGGGCGAGGCGGTAGTCCGCGGAGAGCACGATGGCCGGGAGGTCGTGGGCGATCCGAAGGGCCACGGCATGGAAGCTGGGGTGCTCGAAACTGGCGATGCAGAAGCCGCCGCCGTGGAAGTAGACGAGCACCGGAAGCTTCTTCTCGCCTCCGCCGGCAAGGCCGATGGATGTCGTAGGCCTGTACATGCGGAGCCGGAGGCGGTGGGCCTCGTCGTAGACAACGTCCTTCCACTGGACGGGCAGGTCGCGGCGGACGTCATGCACCGGGGGGTCAGAAAGGAAGCTTCGCGTGGGACGCGTCACCGTGCCGTCGCTGAGGAGCTGCACGACGCCGAGGCAGTCCTCGACCACGTGAGGCGGCGGCGCCGAGGCTGAGGCGGACGACGAAGATAACGACGACATGGTTTAATTGAAGCTAGCGCGCTGGTGGCCAAGTGAGCAAGAGCTTTGTACGGTGTACTATGGTCTATGGTGTACAACTACAAATGTTTGCACGTAAATAGTGCACCGTGAAGATAAGAAGTGTTGACCATCCATGGAAAGACAACAGTGTAGGCCTCATATGTGGGGCCTGCATATACATCGACAGTTTTTTTTTCGAATGATATACATCGACAGTTTAAGGGCTCATTCAGTGGATCTTCAAAACAAAGAAATAGGAAAATTAAAGGATTGAGATGGCCTCTCCACTTCAATTCTTAGGATTTTTTTCATGGGATCGCATAATGCTCGTTCCGTCTTGTCTGAAGCTTTCGGCTCTTCCCGTTGTAGCTTTTTTTTTAACATCAGTACACACACaagctcatatacacgcgcatacactcatccctatgaacgcacacatgcacatcttacccctatgagcacatccgaaagactgagctggcatatcatcttgagatttacgaagtcaccgtaggtgCCTCGTCGttgacgggaacgtctcctcccactgaatgcgcatagccggaaatcctgaaataaattcaggaataaatgcgagcaccaagaTTTGAACCTTGGTGGGCTGCggataccacagtccctctaaccatccagtCACAGGTTGATTCGCCTTCCTGTTGTAGCTGGGCCGGTCTGTTTGTTCTGGTCTTTCTTGGGAACTATATGTTCGAGGATCGCTGGCTGTAGGCTCGCGCGGTGCAAGTAAAGGTTTGATTCTTTTCTTCATTTTTTGTATGTTTTCTCTCGGTTTTACCTATTTCTATATCAGGATTGTTTTATCTTTCtgttattttttattttttttctcatCGGGTTTCTTTGTTCCTTCACAGTTTGTACTGGTTTTCattctttttttatttgtttttttttcatttttcacTGCCTTTAtgcttttctttctttcttcattCATCTTTCTTTATTTCTTGGATTCCTTCAGTTTTCTTC
The sequence above is a segment of the Aegilops tauschii subsp. strangulata cultivar AL8/78 chromosome 6, Aet v6.0, whole genome shotgun sequence genome. Coding sequences within it:
- the LOC109755630 gene encoding strigolactones hydrolase CXE15; amino-acid sequence: MSSLSSSSASASAPPPHVVEDCLGVVQLLSDGTVTRPTRSFLSDPPVHDVRRDLPVQWKDVVYDEAHRLRLRMYRPTTSIGLAGGGEKKLPVLVYFHGGGFCIASFEHPSFHAVALRIAHDLPAIVLSADYRLAPEHRLPAAHHDAETVLSWLHRHAVAGSAADAWLAESADFGRVFVWGDSSGGNISHHIAVRYGSGGLDINPVRIAGCVLLGPYFGGEERMASEACSPADVLMSLALFDQMWRLALPAGATRDHPAANPFGPESAPLDDVAFPPVLVLNAEHDLLRDRTADYVARLKAMGKPVELVEFDGQEHAFFVYEPWGAAADGLIRVVRQFVHGGAPDTAAALSGSPELHSTNFFFRHF